A portion of the uncultured Bacteroides sp. genome contains these proteins:
- a CDS encoding ISAs1 family transposase, producing MSIIKLCEKITDMRVDRKREHSVEVIVYIAMAAVICGAESWYEIEEFGRSRKVFFADRIPSLNRIPSHDTFNRFFSSLSPEYFEGVFRCWMSELCHKYEGVVAIDGKTICGASKCSRSNPDGEKGFKLHMVSAWAAANGITLGQVKVSQKSNEITAIPELLNALDLENCIVTIDAMGCQTEIAKKIIERKADYVLNVKDNHKNLHKSLESWFDDMDAKRVDVNKEYYARRYAKFRTEETGHGRKEIRECFVYNNRTMGLIFPQWVGIKSVVRVTSERTILKTGKTSVEKRYYITSLGLDAEKIAGAVRAHWSVENCLHWQLDVSFGEDMGRKTGNAAQNFSLMNKIALMLLKKSPRKGSIKGKRKAAGWDTQFLCELLLPQNF from the coding sequence ATGAGTATAATTAAGCTTTGTGAAAAAATAACAGACATGCGTGTCGACAGAAAAAGAGAGCATTCGGTAGAAGTGATTGTGTATATCGCTATGGCCGCAGTTATTTGCGGAGCAGAGAGTTGGTATGAAATAGAAGAATTCGGGCGCTCCCGGAAAGTTTTTTTCGCCGACCGTATACCGTCCTTGAACCGCATTCCCTCTCATGATACTTTCAACCGTTTCTTCAGCAGTCTTTCTCCTGAGTATTTTGAAGGTGTTTTTCGGTGCTGGATGTCAGAACTGTGCCACAAGTATGAAGGTGTAGTGGCTATTGACGGAAAGACTATCTGCGGTGCTAGTAAATGCAGCCGCTCCAACCCTGATGGAGAGAAAGGCTTCAAACTTCATATGGTCAGTGCCTGGGCGGCAGCAAACGGAATCACACTGGGTCAGGTTAAGGTTAGTCAAAAGAGCAATGAGATCACGGCAATCCCCGAACTTTTAAACGCATTGGATTTGGAAAATTGCATAGTGACCATTGATGCCATGGGATGCCAGACCGAGATAGCCAAAAAGATAATAGAAAGGAAAGCCGATTATGTGTTGAACGTGAAGGATAACCACAAGAATTTACACAAGAGCTTGGAATCATGGTTTGATGACATGGATGCAAAAAGGGTAGACGTGAATAAGGAATATTATGCGCGGCGGTATGCCAAGTTCAGGACAGAAGAGACAGGGCATGGTCGCAAGGAAATAAGAGAATGTTTTGTCTATAACAACCGTACAATGGGACTCATCTTTCCCCAATGGGTCGGCATAAAGTCTGTAGTCAGAGTTACTTCAGAACGGACAATTCTTAAGACAGGCAAGACATCCGTGGAAAAAAGATATTATATAACCTCTCTTGGATTGGATGCTGAGAAAATAGCAGGTGCCGTGCGTGCGCATTGGTCTGTGGAAAATTGCCTGCATTGGCAGTTGGACGTCTCTTTTGGAGAAGACATGGGAAGAAAAACCGGGAATGCTGCCCAGAACTTTTCTTTGATGAATAAGATTGCTCTTATGTTATTAAAGAAAAGCCCCAGAAAAGGCAGCATTAAAGGTAAAAGAAAGGCTGCTGGATGGGATACACAATTCCTTTGTGAACTTTTATTGCCACAGAATTTTTAA
- a CDS encoding GntR family transcriptional regulator yields MDFKTNKPIYRQIVDLCLSKILTKEWQTEERIPSVREFAALLMVNPHTVLKAFEFLQTEEVIYPKRGMGFFLAKDAINKVMKIQKKEFFETTLRETFSAMDLLGISINEILDRYVNWKK; encoded by the coding sequence ATGGACTTTAAAACAAACAAACCGATATATCGGCAAATCGTTGATTTGTGTCTCAGTAAGATACTTACAAAAGAATGGCAAACAGAAGAGCGTATTCCATCTGTCAGAGAGTTTGCAGCACTCTTGATGGTAAATCCGCATACGGTGTTGAAAGCCTTTGAATTTCTGCAAACAGAAGAGGTTATCTATCCAAAACGAGGAATGGGATTTTTCTTAGCAAAAGATGCGATAAATAAAGTCATGAAAATACAAAAGAAAGAATTTTTCGAAACGACGTTAAGAGAAACATTTAGTGCTATGGATTTATTAGGCATTAGCATAAATGAAATATTAGATAGATATGTAAATTGGAAAAAATAA
- a CDS encoding ABC transporter ATP-binding protein, producing the protein MIAIKDLVFYYKKERPVLDNISIKIESGIYGLLGENGAGKSSLLHLISGLLFPKSGTCKIDGYESSLRNPEMMAQLFFLPDEFRIPMTSIRDFAKRHSAFYSNFNLEIFEENLNDFKINGYKRMTELSLGQKKKAIISYVLALNTPIILMDEPTNGLDITSKDILKKMIARTISDDQCLIISTHQVYDFENLLDAVIILGQQKVLLNSTMEEITNKLVFTQTEAEPQNALYSKQTVQGYSSVLINDYSKESTVNIDLLYKTVLRNDGIIEDLFNL; encoded by the coding sequence ATGATAGCAATTAAAGATTTAGTTTTTTACTACAAGAAAGAAAGACCTGTTTTAGATAACATTTCAATAAAAATTGAGAGTGGTATATACGGACTTCTTGGTGAGAATGGAGCCGGAAAAAGTTCTTTGCTACATCTTATTTCCGGTTTGCTTTTTCCCAAAAGTGGAACCTGTAAAATTGATGGTTATGAATCATCTTTGCGCAATCCTGAAATGATGGCTCAATTATTCTTCTTACCAGACGAATTTCGAATACCAATGACAAGCATTCGTGATTTTGCCAAACGGCACTCAGCTTTTTATTCTAATTTCAATTTAGAGATCTTCGAAGAGAATCTGAACGATTTTAAGATTAACGGATATAAAAGAATGACAGAGCTGTCACTAGGCCAAAAGAAAAAAGCAATAATTTCTTATGTTCTAGCTCTCAACACTCCAATAATCTTAATGGATGAACCCACAAATGGGCTAGATATCACATCCAAAGACATTTTAAAGAAAATGATTGCACGGACTATTTCAGATGATCAATGTTTGATTATTTCTACTCATCAAGTATACGACTTTGAAAATTTATTGGATGCTGTTATTATTCTCGGTCAACAGAAAGTGCTATTAAATAGTACAATGGAAGAAATTACGAATAAGCTTGTTTTCACACAAACTGAAGCTGAACCTCAAAATGCACTATATAGCAAACAGACAGTGCAAGGTTATTCTTCTGTTCTCATTAATGATTATAGCAAAGAAAGTACTGTAAATATTGATTTACTATATAAAACGGTACTAAGAAATGACGGAATAATAGAGGATTTGTTTAATTTGTAA
- a CDS encoding carboxypeptidase-like regulatory domain-containing protein: MKNQLISILMCLLSSGSWAQNITIKGRIIEKLEGQVTAVAFANISLVKDDSTFVIGTTSGPKGAFTISNIEPGSYLLSSSFVGYIPVEVELRNLVKSIDLGYIVMSESSIALKEVTVSASNITQKIDRMIIQPTASMLKSAYSSYDLLNNMMIPRLLVNSMAKTIEVNGGGEVQMRINGIKASDTEIAALRAQDIVRVEFIENPGQRYGSSSLGAVVDIIVCKRDAGGLVNIQATDSPHMLFGENNLSVKFNHGKSEWGLNYGLTDKEFKKIKRDLNETYYLGDKTIERIQKGDNDKMKFFKHTINLSYNLSDVNKYTFNVAFRNNINNTPYDNRTNKFYSQGSSDYILSKTRNSFSSYSPSLDIYFQRILPNNQKVEFNLIGTLINTDLERNYREFTPETELTSILTIVNGNKRSIIGEGIYDKEFKDIKISAGVRHYQMYAENKYTGTSSEISDMNQSKTSAFCELQGKIKTFNYAVGAGVSHSYFKEGDESNTYFLFTPTIRLSIAPHKNGNLSYRFNIDPSIPSLSSLTNVEQALDTIQIVRGNPKLKTFKIFSNLLNYSYFINKFIISFNMDHQFQKNPIMESIFIENNKLIIMDENQHSFQRLNTNLTFGIRSLSIGALKDFLSLSVAVGYTKYWSKGILYSHAYDDFYYNTMGMLSYKSVSLLAQYSRNPYSLFGETIQKSENKTAFMVMYNNKKLQIGAGILFPFTNNYRTGSERKSRIAPLTSWTYAKEAGKMITLTVAYNFEFGKKYKSGKKNLNNSDNDAGILNTNR, encoded by the coding sequence ATGAAAAATCAGCTTATCTCAATTTTAATGTGCTTGTTAAGTTCAGGCAGTTGGGCACAAAATATCACTATAAAAGGGCGAATTATAGAAAAACTAGAAGGCCAAGTTACGGCGGTGGCGTTTGCTAATATCTCTTTAGTAAAAGATGATTCAACTTTTGTTATTGGAACAACTTCCGGGCCCAAAGGCGCTTTTACAATTTCAAATATTGAACCTGGAAGCTATCTGTTATCTTCTTCTTTTGTAGGCTATATTCCCGTGGAAGTAGAATTGAGAAATTTAGTTAAATCAATTGATTTAGGCTATATTGTGATGAGCGAATCTTCTATCGCTTTAAAAGAAGTAACAGTGTCGGCAAGTAATATCACTCAGAAGATAGATCGTATGATTATTCAACCGACAGCAAGCATGCTTAAAAGTGCTTATAGCTCGTATGACCTATTAAATAACATGATGATCCCCCGGCTACTTGTTAATTCTATGGCTAAAACAATAGAAGTTAATGGTGGTGGCGAAGTACAAATGCGTATCAATGGTATTAAAGCATCCGATACAGAAATTGCAGCTCTACGAGCACAAGATATTGTCCGTGTAGAGTTTATAGAAAATCCAGGGCAAAGATACGGAAGTTCTAGTTTAGGGGCAGTAGTTGATATCATTGTCTGCAAACGTGATGCTGGAGGTTTAGTAAATATTCAGGCTACCGATTCTCCTCATATGCTATTCGGTGAGAATAATTTGTCGGTAAAATTTAATCATGGCAAATCAGAATGGGGGCTTAACTATGGCCTTACTGATAAAGAATTTAAAAAAATAAAACGTGATTTAAATGAAACTTATTATCTCGGAGATAAAACAATTGAACGTATTCAGAAGGGAGACAATGACAAAATGAAATTCTTCAAACATACTATCAATCTGTCGTATAACTTGTCTGATGTCAATAAATATACGTTTAATGTTGCATTTCGTAATAATATAAATAATACTCCTTATGACAATAGAACAAATAAATTTTATTCACAAGGAAGTTCGGATTATATTTTATCTAAAACGAGGAACAGCTTTTCGAGTTACTCGCCTTCACTGGATATCTATTTTCAGCGTATACTTCCAAACAATCAGAAAGTGGAATTCAACTTAATTGGAACACTTATAAATACGGACCTTGAAAGGAATTATCGGGAATTTACTCCCGAAACTGAACTGACATCCATTCTGACAATAGTGAATGGAAATAAACGTTCCATTATTGGTGAAGGTATCTATGACAAGGAGTTTAAAGATATAAAAATAAGTGCAGGGGTTCGTCATTATCAGATGTATGCAGAAAACAAATACACAGGAACAAGTTCCGAGATTTCGGACATGAACCAATCTAAGACATCAGCATTCTGCGAGTTGCAAGGTAAAATTAAAACATTCAACTATGCAGTTGGCGCAGGAGTCTCACATTCTTATTTTAAAGAAGGAGATGAGAGCAATACTTATTTTCTTTTTACCCCGACCATACGTTTAAGCATTGCGCCACATAAAAATGGTAATCTTAGTTATAGATTTAATATAGATCCGTCTATTCCTTCGTTAAGTTCACTCACTAATGTAGAACAGGCATTAGATACAATTCAAATTGTACGAGGAAACCCTAAACTAAAGACATTTAAGATATTCAGTAATCTGCTAAACTACAGCTATTTCATAAACAAGTTTATCATTTCTTTCAATATGGATCATCAATTTCAGAAGAATCCTATTATGGAAAGTATATTTATAGAGAACAATAAGCTCATTATAATGGATGAGAATCAACATTCATTTCAGCGATTAAACACAAATCTAACTTTCGGCATAAGAAGCCTTTCTATTGGAGCTTTAAAAGATTTTCTTTCACTTAGTGTTGCTGTTGGTTATACAAAGTATTGGTCTAAAGGGATTTTGTATAGTCATGCATATGATGACTTTTACTATAACACTATGGGGATGCTATCTTATAAAAGCGTCTCTTTGTTAGCACAATACAGTAGAAACCCATATTCATTATTTGGAGAGACCATTCAGAAATCTGAAAATAAAACGGCCTTTATGGTGATGTATAATAATAAAAAACTTCAAATCGGTGCTGGTATATTATTTCCCTTTACTAACAATTATCGCACAGGAAGTGAACGTAAAAGCAGGATTGCTCCTTTAACCTCGTGGACTTATGCAAAAGAAGCTGGCAAAATGATCACTCTTACTGTTGCATATAATTTTGAGTTTGGTAAAAAATATAAGTCAGGCAAAAAAAATCTGAATAATTCGGATAATGATGCTGGTATTTTAAATACGAATAGATAA